The DNA window AGCCAATATGCTGATGATAAATTTTCAGTACTCTTCTAATGAAGCAAAggtgtacttgtatagagcttacTGCACCCCTATGTGCACAGCACCCCTCTGGGTGAGGTTCAAAAAAGAGAGCATCCGCAAACTCGAGGTTGCATATAATGATTGTCTCAGAATCCTGCTTGGAAAGCCCAGGGGTAGTAGTGCCAGTAGGCTTTTTAGTGATTTAGGGATAAACACCTTCCATGCCACCCTGACAAAACTGATGTTTAAGTTTACATATAGACTGCAGGGGTCCAATAATGATCTTGTTATACAGATAGGTGTAGTTTTGTAAGGTACCAATCGTATATAAAGAAACACTGGTATTTGTGCCTTTTATAGAACGTGTCGatgatttttttaaaagtatatatatatatatatatatatatatatatatatatatatatattttttttttctattgctgcttttatttatttattagatgccTTTTACTGAATACGCACAAGCACTGTTTTCAATATTATGTGATAATGCAttttatactgtattttgtttgttttatgtactgtatgtgattgtatgtctacttggacgttggagtctgcaaaaaagcttgattgattgacagtatgaaTTTTTGGGCTCACAATTTCTCTGCATCCAAACACGTCAAGTCCACTTAATGCGAAAGAGCTCAATTTTGATTAATGTGATCACATTAAATTCAGCCAGGCCTTATCTGAGTCATTCAGGTGTTCATTGTCAAATATCATACAGCACTGTATTTGTGTCTTCTTGAGCAGATGGATCTCAATCCATTACAGGAAAGTGTGTTGCTGAAGCCTTTATGGCTGACTGTGGGCATATCTTCCTTGACCTCAATAACCAGTTCTCTCTTGCAATTCTGGACTGGTCTGTCATCTTTCTCACAATCATCCTTACCCAACAAGATTCAAACCTGCATGGAGCTCCAAGGCAAGGATAAGTAATCTTGTATTTCCAGAATTTATAAATAATGTTGGTCTGTTTTTTACTGATCTTTTTATTCCTGTCCTGTGCACGTCTATAAAATTGACTACGAGGCCTGGGCCAATAATATATTTTGCATGATGACATGTTTACAAATTATTGCAGATAAACTATATTATTGTCAATAGTATTTTTAGACCAAACTAATCACTGAtgtaatgataatacataataatgaTGCAAGTCAACCTTTTCCAATGCAATAAAcgtgtatttcttttatatacacaaatatacacaagcaaaaaaaaaaaaatgcctcacTTAAGTATTGACAAACAAAGTTGCGCTTCGATATTGAACATGTAGGCAGAGGTAGGGTTGTACATTACATAACTGACAATGAAGTTAGGCCCTTTTTAAACAAAAAGTGAAGAGCAACAACCTTAAAGTATAAGCAGATGTATTAACAGTCATATGCAAAAAAACTAAGTATGGCAGATTCCAAGTGAGGAACACCGAcataacatgacaacatgacaaatATCTGTCAAACGTTTGCAGCGTTTTTTAAAATGCTACTTTATAACAGTATTAAAGTGCAACATGTCTTTGGAAACATAGTGAACCACATTTTCTGTGAGCTCACACTATTTTGCACTTCTTTGTTTGCGCCGACCTTGTTTGACAAATATCTCAGTGAGTGTGGAATGCCGGGACACAGGCTTTGCATCTTCATGATGCACGTCTTTTAACAGTTCATAATAGTGAGTCGGGTGCGTGCTTTACAAGTGGGCATGCAAGTTTGTCCCGTTTGATTATTTCTGTTGGCATCCTTTACCCGCAAACTTGGCAAGCATGCTCCTCGGTATTGATATCTCATCTTGCTCCAAAGGTttaaaactaaactaaactaaattatTCCCACACTTGTGCAGTGGTATTTAATTTTGCAATCATTTTGCTCTAATTTTGTTACTGTGCTGGTCACTTGTTGAATGGTGTGATGCTACCGAAGCCGCCTGTCCGCACAAAGACACTTCATGAATGACAAAGGGGTTCACGGCCTTCGTTTGATTCCCCTATGGCACAACCACACGCAGTTGCTGAAAGCGATGCAAAAAGTGAATGCTCTCGAACTGCGTATCGACACTGGAAAAATTACTGCCTTCATTTTCATTTATCGGCCAGTTAGTTGACTTATCGAATATCGGGCCGGGCCTTAAGACAACAAATGAGCTAACTTTTCTAAAGGGACTTTTTTGGGTGTTTCATTAACTGCAGCTGTTACGTTCACGAAGGGACAAGTTTTTTGAACTGCTCTTTACCTGCAAGCCGTTCCTTTGCATACTTAAATAAAGCTGAACCAAAAATTACCTACAGTTAATGAATTCTTAAATTTTTTGCACATGTTGTCTCTTCGGTAAAATATACCTACCATGGAAAAAATGTATTGTTCATATCTTTGTGACAGTAAACTTGAAAACATTATCAGGCGATCAAACATCATTTTCCCCACTGTAGAGTAAATTGAAATTCCCATTAAGGATTACAATCCCTTTAAAGGAGCCATACGTAAGAACTTCATGTCAAGTCATAATTAAATAGCCCTGATATGTcagaaggcattaataaatcatgttcttttcgaatacctccataactgataacagtagttcagccgggatatgctcatttcaaaattagacatacagccccgaaatattgttaCTGTTTTAATTTCGATACCCCctcctccaccgtttgaccaattagaaagtctgtgactGTGTCACATCtgggttgccagttacgcaccgccatctTTGTCTAGCTGCTGCCGCTGGTAAAGTTACCAAACATGtcggaccttagtaaatctaCAGGGtctcgttacgattctcaacttattcatgacaaagccaggaacattTGTATCAGGGATGTATTCAAAAGATGAAGACGATTGAAGGCGGACAAGATATTTTcatcctccttgataggtaagtaaggcgtttacgttttcttattacttatAATGAATAGAAAAGGCCATTTCGTATATAAACCATATTGTCAAATagagtctatgatcttgtctaataAAGCTAGTTTGTCGTGCAATGAATGCTAGCCCTGTCAATGCGAGCATACAAATCGACATATGAGCTAAGAATGgaaaatatatgcccgttagcctgtatgtcgatgtgtaattgaactgacagggcaaaatatatttgcGACAAAAAAAAACCTGCGTGGCTATGGGGAGTGCCAGTGCCTAGTTCGCTGTCAATATGCTGATATGCtgtgggttccaacattagcacggctgtcatGGTAATGTAAAACGTATGGAGACAACCAAATCACGTGATAAAAGAATTGCTCATTtgtgtttgcatattgtggactacatgtaGCAATTTATATAGCAATCTGAAACGCTTGAAACAGGAGTCTATACTGTAGGcctaccttggtaaaatgtctcctctttagttttgtGCATATAATAGACTGCTAAGCATCCTCTAATTTTCACCAGTGTAACCATTGCTAACattggttgtagtttgttttagtctttgttttctgatagtactgacaataaccacaTGATTGCCATTTGCTGTGATATTGTACGCATTCATGatgtacttcttcctgaaaatagccgAATTTCTTTGTAAAATGGGTTAGTTAGAGATTTGTTACAGACAaaaacgcttgtctattcagctattatggtcccagcacctcaacccctagtaagaggcaACCCAGGAGTAGCCCAGTAGATCAAGCTGGATTCGGCtgcatatctggcaacctcagatAGAGTCAGGGAGAGGGCGAGGGGACCACAACATTTTGACCGTGATtacagtaccatttctggccagattCCTACATAGGGCTCCTTCTAATTAAAACAGGTCTACACTTTACCTCTGTACTGAAGTTTATGAACCCTGTTGTTGGGGCAGTCTTTGCCCTGCATGCTGAAGTTGATATTGGTGCGGATGCAGCGGTTGATGAGAGGCTGAATTGGACGGATGTTGTCACTCATACTCAAAAAGATCTGAGATGGCTGGTTTTGGCTCAGAAGACGCAAAGAGTGCAtctgagaagaagaagtggaaaTGTCTGTCAGGCTCATTAGGATTCAATAATCCTGATCTGGTCTGCAGAGTAATGATTTAATCAGCAATGTGCCAATATGAGTATTTCTAATCTCGAAAGACTATGCAGGCTCACCTGCATGCGTGTGACGTAAACTGGTTTGTTCATCAGAATCCATGTGGCAGTCTCAAAGCATGGCGGGATGGTCATCGATCCATCATAAGTGATAAAACTACTTGTCTCTGGATAGATGTCGTCGATGTTCAGGCCTGTCAGAAGGTATGCATCATCTGCATCAAATTAAGGAGTCAGAAGATAAAAAACAGTTTGGTCAATGGTTAAGCACAAGAAAATTAACTTTCAGATTAGTTTAACATGGAAAACATCACAAAGGCCATTTGAACAACAATAGATTTGTGTTATTTATAGGGGTTACATCCCATGATTATAGCAAACATCTCAACCATGTCATATGATTCACacacattttaaattgtaaaatGGTTAGACACGTAAGAGGGATGTGCGCTATGGgtatgagtttttttttcccttggcctcagtctggaccccctctacaggggctcaggtttagaccatttttcCCCCTCCCCCACatcgtttacctgtatctcaccttttttgtaaggggcgccggaagttggcaggcccgtcagcgatcctgttctgtctccctgtaatgtttgtctgatctttaatgggattgtgctgaaaattgtaatttcccctctgggattattaaagtCTTTCTGATTCTTATTCTGATTCTGACAAGCGATAGATAGATGGAATCAGAGTCATGGTTAAGCCTTTACTGTAACCTTGATATACCGCGACAACTGTGCATCCATCTTCTATTGCTCTGCCTATATCTCCCTTCAAAGGGCTAGCAGTTGTAGCAGCCAGGCAGCTAGACAGGCCGTGGTCCTCTCAGCAAGCAGTCTGAGATTATGCAAACATTTCTGTAATAAACCACACTGTTTATTTTTACAGAAACAAAACACGGTCAGGGCCGTACCTCCATATACTGAGATTGTGAACTGTGCGTAAAGGGGCGCATGTAAAAATTGtaaaaccaaaattattccgagCACCTTCTTGCTTCATCACTACGGTGAATCAAATGGCTTTTCTGACCAAAAAAACTTCtcacaaatagaaaaaataaaaacattttttacaagaAATCCACAAATATGGAGGATCGCACATTTTAAATTCCGAGTATGTGAGTATATGATTAGTATTTTGACAGTGTtggaaatgaaaatgaaaatgaaatttaaGACTTCAATCCTTATTTAATGACAGAACATGAAgttatttacttacttacttcaCTTCCGCCACGCTTCCATGCGCCACACAGGGTCGATTAAAACACTCTCCTTTCTGTAAGTGTGCTCTGAATGTATGTATAATGCACACATCATTGTGCAAGTAATACATCACCAGTGATgtgcagtaacaagctacataacTTAACTACATTCCCCAGTAGCTTGGCGTTAGGTTAGCTACTtctttttaacaagtagctttTCTTGTAGCTTAACTACTTTTGAGTTGATGAAAAGTTgtactgcacataaccattaccaactgttcccaaacaacacacaagtcataGTTTTGGTCAAGAGATGgatagatgctgtttttttattgtagGCAGAGAAAATGTACAACATTacaggggtgggccaaagaaaaggtaaACTAAACAAATACATATAGTTGAGTGTTTTTTCCCCCAGAGGTATTTGTAGAGTGTCCGCAGCGAAAtaacagatagttaatagtaatggacccttattgggtccatttgtacactctcagaTTGTATGTTGTATAATTGATATCACACTGATAGAAATGCCGTTAAATGTGGCTTTGACGTAGCAATCTACTTTTGCCCTGTAGCTTGTAGTGTAGATTGCTACACTTCTCCGGGGATAACTTCCCCTGCAGCTTAGCAACATTTAAAGGCGAGTAACTTGTATCTTAGCTTAATACATTTTCAAAGTAGCTCGACGTCACTATATTGATTGACAGCTGTATTATAATGCTATGAAGTCACTTCAATATAGGAGTGACGCCATTTCTCCATAGCCCATGTAATAGAAAAGAAAGCCTTGTCTCCTCTGCGCTAAAACAAGAGGAAATTCAAACTTATACAAACTATGAACACACTCACAATACGTCTTAAAGTTCATTATGAATGCTTTGCACTATTTGTTGGATATAATTTTATCATATCCCCACTATTTAAAGCCGCAAGCATCACTCTTGTGGCAGATTAAGTACTCCTTTTCGGCGGCACTGTAGTTGCCCTCAGTGAAGCAAAAGAAGAGGGCGAGACAACTCGCAGGCATACACAGACAGTAACATTAGAGATTAAAAACTTGATTAATGCGATTAAAAAACATACGtaactgttactacattatatatatacatgcaatgtgtatattgtgcatattacatcttgttatgaaggtgtttgttactacattacatacatatatacacttgcaatgtgtatattgtacatactacatattgttatgaaggtgtctgttactacattgtatatataattgcagtgtgtatataaaacatgttacatattgttaaggaagtgtctgttactacattatatatatatatatatatatatatatatactttgagtgtgtatataaaacatattacatattgttatgaatgtgcctgttacaacattttatatgcatatatatatatatatatatatacatacatatatatatatatatatatatatatatatatatatatatatatttgcagtgtgcatataaaacgttgatgaaaggatttaaagTTCCTTTGGAGACTTCGAAGGCTACAACAGTGTCTCTCATTAGCCACATCTTTCAAGCGTTTTGTATCATCTTGAAAATCATTAAAACAacttgtgttcttgtctcttataatgattgtgaacgataggcaaaataccataaaaagtgcagttcccataaGTGTAAATGGTAGAATAGAGCACATAGTAAATAGCCACTctcaattattataatattgatacATATAAAAATTTAGTAAAACAAATGTGAAACAACTGAAtccatttaaaatgtaaaaatggtcTTAAAGAACAACAACCACTCACTTTTATATGTTACTCTTGTGATGGTTTCTCTGTTAAGCAATCGATTCAGGAACGCGTTCGATGCTTCAGCTATCTgggtaaacaaaacaaaagtagtggtcAGATGGCACTGTTTTTCTTTCTGAAACACATTTAATATAGAAAAGACAGTAGTGATGCTTCAATTGCCAAAATAATGTGTATTAATAAACTCAAAATCTTTTTAGTGCTGTTTCGAATAACTTTCTTAGGCTGGATTCACAATGTAAATTAAAGTTCCCAATACCAATTTTGCGGCCATATCCTATTTACAAGCGCATTTAAAGTCAACTACATCTGATATGACTCTATTTGTACATTCACGGACAACATCAGCAAAAACGTAGTAATAAACAACAATACATATCAAAGTTtgatattttgtttctttttgttgACACGTTTAATTGTTTTACTGTGTCGTTTTTAGGGGtatcaaaaaaatagatttttataaTCAGTTGTGAATCTTACTTGTAACGATTCTAAATAGATTCAAAATAAtcaaaaatctattttatttttttctttacttgTCCTGTACAGCCACTtacgcaaatcatattgtttgGTGTAgatatctgctgtacatatttaaaaaataagtgtCAAATACTTCTCTTGTCTCCTTATTtgtatgtgactttattaaatgtttgggaagtcttttatcaaacaaaaccagtttttctTCTAAGTAATCTTTAAGATTAAAAGAGCTGTTATCTATTGTATGGAAAAATGTAGGCAACAATAGAACTGGCACCAAACgttattaaaaaaagtattgattttgaatcgagaatcgattctgaatcgaatcgctACCAACAGGAATTCAATCTTATCCAATCGGgtagtgcccaaagattcacagaacCTAATATCTTGTGTGTGGTATTTTGAGAAATCTAATTCCTATTTAAGATTGTGGCAGCGATAAATAAGAATTGGAAAATGTCCCAAACGTTCCAGACTTTAGGTATGTTCCGGATCATGGTACAACTGTCTACAATCATGCATGCTATTAATTGACAAACATTTTAGCTTCATACATATTATTGCTACTGACGAACATTGAAGTAGAACCACAAAAATGGTTTTATTAACAACGTAGACGTGTTCAAACGTTCACCTGATATACTCACTTTCATGAATATTGACACAATGACAAGTCCATTTGGGCTTTTGGCAGCTTCAGTATAATTTGTATACAGTTCATGATTGTAGTGAATTAGCTGAACctgcgagagagagagagtgagagagagatgATTTTAATACCATTAAACCACTTGTTCAATTTAACAGTCTCTATTACTTATTGTTGAAAAGCCTTTATTTGCAATACTCGTGCCTAAATAGCCATTCAAGTAAAGTGAAGTTGGTTTTATTCATAATGCAGACACAAATTCTATACAGAGATGGTATGGTAttgtatgatttatttatttcagaCAAGAACATCATGTGCACCTCAAACATGGAAAGGAAACCCACATGAGTAAGAATACAACGATCATTATGTAAACATGTTAAAAAACAATTCTAACAGGTAATGGCAATCTTAGTGGATGCAGCTTTGAAAGACAAGCCAATTCCTCTCTACTCATATCTGTATTTGGCATAATTCAGTTTGGGGTGGTCAGTTATCCACAAGCTTTACGGTGAATAAATAGATTACGGAGATTGAGGGTTTCAATCTCAGTTAACATGTTCTTCACACACTTGTGTTGGTTTTCTCCAGGACTTTCAGCCTATTATGTTAAATATAGACTCTGAATTGTGCATAGGTGTAAGTGTGAGTGTGAATCGTTCTTTGTGCATATGTGTTCTGTAATTGACTGGTGAC is part of the Nerophis ophidion isolate RoL-2023_Sa linkage group LG08, RoL_Noph_v1.0, whole genome shotgun sequence genome and encodes:
- the ca10a gene encoding carbonic anhydrase-related protein 10a → MDMFWELLFILHANCITCILAQPNPPKIHDGWWAYKEVVQGSFVPVPSFWGLVNSAWNLCSVGKRQSPVNIETSHMIFDPYLKSMKLNTGGQKVRGTMYNTGRHVSVRLDKEHLVNISGGPMMYSHRLEEIRLHFGSEDSLGSEHLLNGQAFSGEVQLIHYNHELYTNYTEAAKSPNGLVIVSIFMKIAEASNAFLNRLLNRETITRVTYKNDAYLLTGLNIDDIYPETSSFITYDGSMTIPPCFETATWILMNKPVYVTRMQMHSLRLLSQNQPSQIFLSMSDNIRPIQPLINRCIRTNINFSMQGKDCPNNRVHKLQYRVNEWLLK